In Chitinibacter sp. SCUT-21, a single genomic region encodes these proteins:
- a CDS encoding PhoH family protein — MAAKKSAKLSKLFVLDTNVLMHDPTSLYRFQEHDLFVPMMTLEELDSNKKGMTEVARNARQASRFMEELVAGMEHNLYDGVSLEEASKGQASGRLFLQTEAITSVLPSQLPMGKADNQILGVVHHLQAMQPKREVILVSKDINMRIKARTLGLAAEDYFNDKVLEDTDLLYNGMREIDQKFWERNSKDLESWQEGGRSYWRIKGPDVAELYLNQMLYQTGDTPLQARVKSIDGKTALIESLKDYSHQKNAIWGITARNREQNFALNLLMNPEVDFVSLLGQAGTGKTLLTLAACLAQTLESKIYTEIIMTRVTVPVGEDIGFLPGTEEEKMLPWMGALEDNLDVLNQTDSEAGDWGRAATRDLIRSRIKVKSLNFMRGRTFLNKFLIIDEAQNLTSKQMKTLITRAGPGTKVVCLGNISQIDTPYLTEGSSGLTYVVDRFKGWEHSGHITLTRGERSRLADYAAEVL, encoded by the coding sequence ATGGCGGCGAAAAAATCAGCAAAACTGAGCAAACTATTCGTACTGGATACAAATGTGTTGATGCACGACCCAACGTCGCTGTATCGGTTTCAAGAGCATGATTTATTTGTACCGATGATGACTTTGGAAGAGCTAGATTCCAACAAAAAAGGCATGACCGAAGTCGCTCGCAATGCACGGCAAGCCAGCCGCTTTATGGAGGAACTGGTCGCGGGCATGGAGCACAATCTGTATGACGGTGTATCGCTCGAAGAGGCCAGCAAAGGGCAGGCGAGCGGACGCTTATTTTTGCAAACTGAAGCAATAACCAGCGTGCTGCCTTCTCAATTGCCCATGGGTAAGGCCGATAATCAAATCCTTGGCGTCGTTCACCACCTGCAGGCGATGCAACCCAAGCGCGAAGTGATATTGGTGTCTAAGGACATCAATATGCGCATTAAAGCGCGCACCTTAGGTTTGGCGGCGGAAGATTACTTCAACGATAAAGTGCTCGAAGACACCGATCTTTTGTACAACGGTATGCGCGAGATCGATCAAAAGTTTTGGGAGCGCAATAGTAAAGATTTGGAGAGCTGGCAAGAAGGCGGGCGCAGCTATTGGCGCATCAAGGGCCCCGATGTGGCCGAGTTGTATTTAAACCAGATGCTGTATCAAACCGGCGATACGCCGCTGCAAGCGCGGGTGAAGTCGATTGATGGCAAAACGGCGTTGATCGAAAGCCTGAAAGACTACAGCCACCAAAAAAATGCCATTTGGGGCATCACCGCGCGCAATCGGGAGCAAAACTTTGCGCTTAATTTATTAATGAACCCCGAGGTCGATTTTGTCTCGCTCTTAGGACAAGCCGGTACCGGCAAAACCTTACTCACCTTAGCGGCGTGCTTGGCGCAAACGCTGGAATCGAAAATCTACACCGAAATCATTATGACGCGCGTGACGGTGCCGGTTGGTGAAGACATTGGTTTCCTACCCGGTACAGAAGAGGAAAAAATGCTGCCATGGATGGGGGCGCTGGAAGACAATCTGGATGTGCTCAATCAAACTGATTCAGAAGCGGGCGATTGGGGGCGGGCGGCAACGCGTGATTTGATTCGTTCGCGCATTAAAGTGAAATCACTTAACTTTATGCGCGGCCGCACTTTCTTGAATAAATTTTTAATCATCGACGAGGCGCAAAACTTAACCTCGAAACAAATGAAAACGCTGATCACGCGCGCCGGGCCGGGTACGAAAGTGGTGTGTTTGGGGAATATCAGCCAGATCGATACGCCGTACCTGACCGAAGGCTCGTCCGGTTTAACCTATGTGGTCGATCGATTTAAGGGCTGGGAACATTCGGGCCATATCACCTTAACCCGCGGAGAACGCTCACGTTTGGCTGATTACGCCGCTGAAGTTTTGTAA
- a CDS encoding peroxiredoxin, translating into MSSASCTALQHLPTTNEGQFDLAQLSTPYAVIYFYPKDNTPGCTTETADFRDHHAQFLAAGAAVFGVSRDSIKSHENFKAKLALEFELISDPEEKACEGFGVMKMKNMYGKQVRGIERSTFVINAAGEILKEWRGVKVPNHVAEVLHFVTSLK; encoded by the coding sequence ATGAGTTCTGCCTCCTGCACGGCACTTCAGCATTTACCAACCACCAATGAAGGGCAATTCGATTTAGCGCAATTGTCCACGCCTTATGCGGTGATTTATTTTTACCCAAAAGACAATACGCCAGGCTGCACGACCGAAACTGCTGATTTTCGTGATCATCACGCCCAATTTTTAGCCGCAGGCGCTGCGGTATTTGGCGTGTCGCGCGATAGCATTAAAAGTCACGAAAACTTTAAAGCTAAATTGGCGCTGGAGTTTGAGCTCATTTCAGATCCGGAAGAAAAAGCCTGCGAAGGCTTTGGGGTGATGAAGATGAAAAATATGTATGGCAAGCAAGTGCGGGGTATCGAACGCAGTACCTTTGTAATCAACGCTGCTGGCGAGATACTGAAGGAATGGCGGGGAGTAAAAGTCCCCAACCATGTTGCAGAGGTGCTTCACTTTGTGACGAGTTTGAAGTGA
- the dcd gene encoding dCTP deaminase, translating into MSIKSDKWIRRMAQEHGMIEPFIPGQVKEVNGERIVSYGTSSYGYDIRCADEFKVFTNLNSTIVDPKNFDENSFVDVSGKGYCIIPPNSFALARTVEYFRIPRNTLTVCLGKSTYARCGIIVNVTPFEPEWEGYVTLEFSNTTPLPAKIYANEGVAQVLFFEADEDDICETSYRDRGGKYQGQHGVTLPKT; encoded by the coding sequence ATGAGTATCAAGTCAGATAAATGGATTCGCCGCATGGCGCAAGAACACGGCATGATCGAGCCGTTTATTCCCGGCCAAGTTAAAGAAGTGAATGGCGAGCGGATTGTCTCTTACGGCACATCAAGCTACGGATACGATATTCGCTGCGCCGATGAATTCAAGGTCTTCACCAACCTGAATTCAACGATTGTTGACCCAAAAAACTTCGACGAAAACAGCTTTGTTGACGTATCGGGCAAAGGCTACTGCATCATCCCGCCCAATTCATTTGCACTGGCGCGTACAGTGGAATACTTCCGCATCCCGCGCAACACGCTCACTGTGTGCTTGGGCAAATCAACGTACGCGCGCTGCGGCATTATCGTGAACGTCACCCCGTTTGAACCGGAATGGGAAGGCTATGTGACGCTAGAGTTTTCCAACACTACGCCGCTGCCCGCCAAGATCTACGCCAACGAAGGTGTCGCACAAGTATTGTTCTTTGAAGCGGACGAGGACGACATCTGCGAAACCAGCTATCGTGACCGTGGTGGCAAATACCAAGGTCAGCACGGTGTAACACTACCGAAAACTTAA
- a CDS encoding sel1 repeat family protein: MNLTTSFFLFFASVLLFSSIASAKLTEQQANSLYANAQSGDKRSFDTLLAEAKNGDAFAQNKMGNLARGYDNAAAIAWYRKSADQGYANAQYNMGLCYYNGFGTAINYAEAAVWYHKSVAQGYDKAQYNLGTMYKSGKCVQQDLVKALSLYRKAAEQGNMHAQSALGFHYLSGQGIEVNSVLGESWIKKAAAQGDERALKYLAKNK, translated from the coding sequence ATGAATCTTACCACTTCATTCTTTTTATTCTTCGCCAGCGTTTTATTATTTTCATCTATTGCTAGTGCCAAATTAACTGAACAGCAAGCCAATAGCCTGTATGCGAACGCACAAAGTGGCGATAAAAGGTCTTTTGACACGTTGTTAGCTGAAGCAAAAAATGGTGATGCATTTGCTCAAAATAAAATGGGCAACTTGGCACGCGGGTACGATAATGCTGCGGCGATTGCTTGGTATCGCAAATCGGCCGATCAAGGTTACGCCAACGCTCAATACAATATGGGACTCTGTTACTACAATGGTTTTGGCACTGCAATCAACTATGCAGAGGCTGCTGTTTGGTATCACAAATCAGTAGCACAAGGCTATGACAAGGCACAGTACAACCTAGGTACCATGTACAAAAGTGGCAAATGTGTGCAGCAAGACTTAGTTAAAGCATTGAGTTTGTATCGCAAAGCTGCCGAGCAAGGAAATATGCATGCGCAAAGTGCTCTGGGATTTCATTACTTATCGGGACAAGGAATTGAAGTGAATTCTGTCCTAGGAGAGTCCTGGATCAAAAAAGCGGCGGCACAAGGTGATGAGCGTGCGTTGAAATACTTAGCCAAAAACAAATAA
- a CDS encoding TPM domain-containing protein encodes MNRSILFGLGSCAVLLSSMWFLHNQQKPSPATFSAESEPIFTQSTLALKSHIIDKADFIPVVDIPRFEQYMSWILRESGIDVRMVFLPNMGNKPIETLAVDLMSQMQIGKQTGQQRGILLLYDVQGQRLKVEVGYGLEAVFPDVFVNYLVEKHTKTFFASGDVSLGLRLMLRLLQHRMREAVIGNDFDPRTISIASELPHLSGGAGVKSELEVGTTRNKPVAQPNNADALPPGPSPTIAYQTYLTWLSTWPLNSNAGFLTTESRQYLASLPTSPAYAEYIFLSEYGKQFKVIERGDLALLYFTDTPFVSPHFFIQTDGVWQMDLMAEVRNTREHSGGEYTWAYHGDQDKYTYAFQDLLITVEGYRRIKDGDNRPLVIRGDH; translated from the coding sequence ATGAATCGCAGCATATTATTTGGATTAGGCTCATGTGCCGTTTTATTGTCATCCATGTGGTTTTTGCATAATCAACAAAAACCGAGTCCCGCCACGTTCTCTGCAGAATCTGAGCCAATATTTACTCAGTCGACCTTGGCATTGAAGTCCCACATTATCGATAAAGCAGATTTTATCCCGGTAGTCGATATCCCACGTTTTGAGCAGTACATGAGTTGGATTCTCCGTGAGTCCGGCATTGATGTACGTATGGTCTTTTTACCGAATATGGGCAATAAACCAATTGAGACTCTGGCCGTGGATTTGATGTCACAAATGCAAATTGGCAAGCAAACAGGCCAACAACGAGGGATTTTGTTGCTCTACGACGTGCAGGGCCAACGACTTAAAGTTGAAGTTGGTTATGGACTAGAGGCCGTTTTTCCTGACGTGTTTGTAAATTACCTAGTGGAAAAGCACACGAAGACTTTTTTTGCATCGGGGGACGTATCACTAGGTTTGAGGCTAATGCTACGTCTACTGCAACATCGAATGCGTGAAGCCGTAATTGGCAATGATTTCGATCCTCGTACCATCAGCATAGCTAGCGAACTACCACACCTTTCTGGTGGGGCAGGAGTTAAATCGGAGCTTGAAGTCGGAACGACAAGAAACAAACCAGTCGCTCAACCTAACAATGCCGATGCGCTCCCCCCGGGACCATCACCAACAATTGCATACCAGACTTACCTAACTTGGCTCTCTACGTGGCCGTTAAATTCGAACGCCGGTTTCCTAACCACTGAGTCACGACAATATCTAGCATCATTACCGACGAGTCCCGCTTACGCTGAGTATATTTTTCTGAGTGAATATGGCAAACAATTCAAAGTGATTGAGCGTGGTGATTTGGCATTGCTTTATTTCACCGACACACCTTTTGTATCGCCGCATTTTTTTATACAAACTGATGGCGTTTGGCAAATGGACTTAATGGCCGAAGTGCGAAATACCCGTGAGCATAGTGGCGGGGAATACACTTGGGCATACCACGGTGATCAAGACAAATACACTTATGCCTTTCAAGATTTGCTGATAACAGTGGAAGGCTACCGACGTATCAAAGATGGTGATAATCGACCTTTAGTGATACGTGGAGATCATTAA
- a CDS encoding TPM domain-containing protein has translation MTTKLSRCWQHLKRSPFRQQLNDEMGSRLALVISQAERGHRGEIRLVIEASLPLALAWQGLSARERAVQWFSDLRVWDTECNTGMVLYLLLAERKIELVADRGIAACVPQAQWDQICQQLQNKLAASQVEAGLTEAVQALGQLLQHHFPLTSTLCNPDELSNEPVIIA, from the coding sequence ATGACAACAAAACTCTCGCGGTGTTGGCAGCACCTAAAACGCAGCCCTTTTCGTCAACAACTCAACGACGAAATGGGCTCGCGCCTCGCGCTAGTCATCAGCCAAGCAGAGCGTGGGCATCGTGGAGAAATTCGCCTTGTCATCGAAGCGAGTCTGCCTCTCGCATTGGCTTGGCAAGGTCTCAGCGCGCGTGAACGGGCTGTGCAGTGGTTTTCTGATTTGCGCGTATGGGATACTGAATGCAATACCGGCATGGTGCTGTATTTGTTACTGGCTGAACGCAAAATCGAACTGGTCGCCGATCGCGGCATTGCTGCTTGCGTACCCCAAGCGCAATGGGATCAAATTTGCCAGCAGCTACAAAATAAACTGGCGGCATCGCAAGTCGAGGCGGGCTTAACTGAGGCGGTGCAGGCACTCGGGCAATTACTACAGCATCACTTTCCATTAACAAGCACTCTATGCAACCCCGATGAACTTTCCAATGAACCCGTAATTATCGCTTAG
- a CDS encoding TPM domain-containing protein, with product MTILKGIKQQALFGLILGLILSVCIHAKPIDIPDLRSRVMDLTQTLGSEQQSELESKLSSLEQAKGSQLVVLIVATTGEETIEQYSIRVVDAWQLGRKGVDDGVLLLIAKDDRTVRIEVGRGLEGALPDVIASRIIRDTIVPAFKAGDFVGGVNAGVNQISAVIQGEALPETKVQSASQSDSQLPFILLIPLLALGGILRRVFGFLISFASTSIIAGLGLLYFGMSVPFAIALGAFIGLIVSTKSSGISSGSGSIGGGFGGGGGFSGGGGGFGGGGASGRW from the coding sequence ATGACTATCCTAAAGGGTATTAAGCAGCAGGCACTATTTGGATTGATTCTGGGGTTAATACTCAGCGTATGTATCCATGCAAAGCCCATCGACATTCCTGATTTGCGTTCACGCGTGATGGATTTGACCCAAACACTGGGCTCAGAGCAGCAAAGTGAATTAGAAAGCAAACTCAGCTCGCTCGAGCAAGCCAAAGGCAGCCAACTCGTAGTTTTGATTGTTGCGACCACCGGCGAAGAAACCATAGAGCAATACAGCATCCGCGTTGTCGATGCATGGCAGTTGGGGCGCAAAGGGGTTGATGATGGTGTGCTGTTGCTGATCGCCAAAGACGATAGAACGGTCAGAATCGAGGTGGGTCGTGGCTTAGAAGGCGCGCTGCCCGATGTTATTGCCAGCCGGATTATCCGTGACACGATTGTGCCAGCCTTTAAAGCGGGCGATTTCGTTGGCGGCGTGAACGCTGGCGTAAACCAAATCAGCGCCGTGATTCAAGGCGAGGCCTTGCCCGAAACAAAAGTGCAGAGCGCATCGCAAAGCGATAGCCAACTGCCGTTTATATTGCTGATCCCGCTGCTTGCGCTGGGGGGCATTTTACGTCGTGTTTTTGGCTTTTTGATTAGCTTTGCAAGTACCAGCATCATTGCTGGATTAGGGCTACTGTATTTTGGTATGAGTGTGCCATTTGCGATTGCACTGGGCGCATTCATCGGGCTGATCGTTAGCACCAAAAGTAGCGGCATCTCATCGGGCAGCGGCAGCATCGGCGGTGGGTTTGGTGGCGGTGGTGGATTTAGCGGCGGCGGTGGCGGCTTTGGTGGCGGTGGCGCTTCAGGAAGATGGTAA
- a CDS encoding TPM domain-containing protein, with the protein MDLSGTLSDSEQQALKAKLHALEQSKGGQFAVLIIPSTGIESIEQYSIRVVEQWQLGQKGLDNGVLLLIAKNDRAVRIEVGRGLEGSLPDVIASRIIREVIVPQFKNGHYYAGIDGAIDQIGQYLQAQALGSFAPEPPHFALDTPLACIGIVLIGLLLWAFFGANIAAVILLIGTYAAAVYGGAVPQRAGIAALIYGLLFGFIVLITRAVRFLNQAETTKGKPYKKSSHRKKSQGAHRSSDSDSGLLAAASVASSMFSTSSSSSSDSDSYSGDGGSFGGGGASGSW; encoded by the coding sequence ATGGATTTGAGCGGGACATTATCCGATTCTGAGCAACAGGCCTTAAAAGCCAAGCTACACGCACTTGAGCAAAGCAAGGGCGGCCAGTTTGCGGTGCTCATCATCCCAAGCACCGGAATCGAAAGTATTGAGCAATACAGCATCCGCGTCGTTGAGCAGTGGCAACTCGGCCAGAAGGGTTTGGACAACGGCGTGCTGTTACTGATCGCGAAAAATGACCGAGCCGTGCGCATCGAAGTCGGTCGCGGGCTGGAGGGCTCGCTGCCCGATGTGATCGCCAGCAGGATTATTCGCGAGGTGATCGTTCCCCAGTTCAAGAACGGCCACTATTACGCGGGGATAGACGGCGCGATAGATCAGATCGGCCAGTATCTGCAAGCGCAAGCATTAGGCTCGTTTGCGCCAGAGCCACCACATTTTGCGCTCGATACGCCACTGGCCTGCATCGGTATTGTGTTGATTGGATTGCTGCTTTGGGCGTTTTTTGGTGCCAACATCGCCGCCGTCATTCTCTTGATCGGTACTTATGCCGCGGCCGTTTATGGCGGCGCCGTGCCACAACGCGCAGGGATTGCCGCGCTAATCTACGGCCTGCTGTTTGGATTCATCGTGCTGATCACACGCGCGGTGCGCTTTTTGAATCAGGCCGAGACCACCAAGGGCAAGCCTTACAAAAAATCGAGCCACCGCAAAAAAAGCCAAGGAGCGCATCGCTCGAGCGATTCAGACTCTGGCTTGCTAGCCGCTGCGAGCGTTGCCTCGTCAATGTTCAGCACATCATCATCGAGCTCGAGTGACTCCGATAGCTATAGCGGCGACGGGGGCAGTTTTGGTGGCGGCGGCGCTTCGGGGAGTTGGTGA
- a CDS encoding LemA family protein, translating into MKRIFLIALLSSALTGCGYNTLQAQDETVNAAWSEVLNQYQRRADLVPNLVNVVKGYAAHEQKVLTEVTEARAKVSSMQITPELAKDEAALAQFQQAQAGMTSALSRLMVVVEKYPDLKANQNFLDLSAQLEGTENRITVARNRYIESVRTFNTTARSFPTNLTAKMFDLNPKPNFTVENEKAISNAPTVDFNSEKK; encoded by the coding sequence ATGAAACGCATTTTCTTAATTGCTTTGCTCAGCAGCGCATTAACTGGCTGCGGCTATAACACGTTGCAAGCACAAGATGAAACCGTGAATGCCGCATGGTCTGAGGTATTAAATCAATACCAGCGCCGTGCTGATTTAGTGCCCAATTTGGTAAATGTGGTTAAAGGCTACGCTGCGCATGAACAAAAAGTACTGACCGAAGTCACCGAAGCGCGCGCCAAAGTAAGTAGCATGCAAATCACGCCCGAGCTGGCTAAAGATGAAGCAGCGCTGGCCCAATTTCAGCAAGCCCAAGCGGGGATGACGTCAGCACTGTCGCGGCTGATGGTCGTCGTTGAAAAATACCCCGATTTAAAAGCCAACCAGAATTTCCTCGATTTAAGCGCTCAATTAGAAGGCACAGAAAATCGCATCACGGTCGCCCGCAATCGCTATATCGAATCCGTACGAACTTTTAACACGACAGCACGTTCGTTTCCGACCAATTTAACGGCCAAGATGTTCGACTTAAACCCCAAGCCTAATTTTACAGTCGAAAATGAAAAAGCCATTTCAAACGCACCAACGGTTGATTTTAATAGCGAGAAAAAATAA
- a CDS encoding alpha/beta hydrolase, giving the protein MHTHIQHVSYRNLGWDTAADLYLPPNFDASKTYPAIVSTHPIGSCKEQTAGNVYARVLAEAGFVVLAYDASFQGQSGGEPRYIEDPAIRVSDIRFAIDYLQSQPYVDTERIGAIGVCGGGAYTINAAMTDYRIKALASITGVNFGRLIREGFSQFNPVAALKAMAAQRTAEAKGSARHVINYLPDSVEASRQAGMTDIDVLEATNYYKTARGQQPSGATSGLFLFNSAAMGWDAFQQAEVLLNQPLMVVIGDKPGAFGAYRDGWEIYGRAASQHKEIVVAEGWSHYDLYDKPEPVALAMAKLVPFFETHL; this is encoded by the coding sequence ATGCACACGCACATTCAACACGTTAGCTATCGCAATCTAGGTTGGGATACCGCAGCAGACCTCTATTTGCCACCCAATTTTGATGCCAGTAAAACTTATCCAGCCATTGTCAGTACGCATCCCATCGGCAGCTGCAAAGAGCAAACTGCAGGCAATGTCTATGCTAGAGTACTCGCTGAAGCTGGCTTTGTGGTGCTGGCGTACGATGCAAGTTTCCAAGGGCAAAGTGGCGGCGAACCGCGCTATATCGAAGATCCAGCCATCCGTGTTTCTGACATACGCTTTGCTATCGACTATTTACAGTCGCAGCCTTATGTTGATACCGAGCGAATTGGCGCGATTGGCGTCTGCGGTGGCGGTGCGTATACGATCAATGCCGCGATGACCGACTACCGCATCAAAGCTTTGGCATCGATCACTGGCGTCAACTTCGGTCGGCTGATTCGTGAAGGGTTTAGCCAGTTCAATCCAGTTGCCGCACTGAAAGCGATGGCGGCACAGCGTACAGCAGAAGCGAAAGGTAGTGCGCGTCATGTGATTAACTATCTACCCGACTCAGTTGAGGCTAGCCGTCAGGCTGGCATGACGGATATTGATGTGCTGGAAGCGACTAATTACTACAAAACAGCGCGAGGCCAACAACCAAGTGGCGCGACTAGCGGGCTGTTTTTGTTTAATAGCGCGGCGATGGGCTGGGACGCTTTTCAGCAAGCCGAAGTCTTGTTAAATCAACCCTTGATGGTTGTGATTGGTGACAAGCCGGGCGCGTTTGGTGCATATCGCGATGGCTGGGAAATCTATGGCCGAGCAGCATCACAACACAAGGAAATTGTTGTGGCTGAAGGTTGGTCGCATTATGACCTATATGACAAACCTGAACCCGTTGCTCTTGCGATGGCCAAGCTCGTCCCATTCTTTGAAACGCATCTGTAA
- a CDS encoding LysR family transcriptional regulator: MDPSLLPSLAWFAHVARHHSFTRAADEMGVSRAALSQNLKALERKLGVKLLYRTTRDMSLTEEGQRLYTVLQGALQSIDGAVRTVGDTRAEASGLLRINTSRFAAKTLVEPHLSEFFARYPKLQLELVINDGFANIIAEGCDAGIRLGQSLAEHMTAVPITPPLEMAVVATPEYFAEHGVPSTPADLANHNCLRYRYASSGGVHHWEFAPPGTTGQDFVMEPMGNYTTNDDEGMIRAALQGIGVMQHIEITVRQHIRSGALQRVLQPWSTPFAGCYLYIPSREQLPAKVRAFMDFMIEKRDDWNI, from the coding sequence ATGGATCCTTCATTACTGCCGTCATTAGCATGGTTTGCGCATGTGGCTAGGCACCATAGCTTTACGCGTGCTGCGGATGAAATGGGCGTATCGCGAGCGGCGCTGTCGCAAAACCTGAAAGCGCTCGAACGCAAGTTGGGTGTGAAACTGCTGTATCGCACGACGCGTGATATGTCGCTGACCGAAGAAGGGCAACGTCTATACACCGTGCTGCAAGGTGCTTTGCAATCGATCGATGGCGCGGTGCGCACAGTAGGTGATACGCGCGCAGAAGCCTCGGGGCTACTGCGGATTAATACCTCACGATTTGCCGCCAAAACGCTAGTCGAACCGCATTTATCCGAGTTTTTTGCGCGCTATCCCAAGCTGCAACTGGAATTGGTCATCAACGATGGCTTTGCCAATATCATTGCGGAAGGCTGCGATGCAGGAATTCGTCTAGGACAAAGTTTGGCCGAGCATATGACTGCGGTGCCGATTACACCGCCACTCGAAATGGCGGTGGTGGCGACCCCCGAGTATTTTGCAGAGCATGGCGTCCCCTCTACACCCGCCGATCTGGCCAATCATAATTGCCTGCGCTATCGCTATGCCAGCAGTGGCGGTGTGCATCATTGGGAATTTGCGCCACCGGGTACGACGGGGCAGGATTTTGTGATGGAACCGATGGGTAATTACACCACGAACGACGATGAAGGCATGATCCGTGCTGCGCTACAGGGCATTGGCGTGATGCAGCATATCGAAATCACGGTGCGACAGCATATCCGCAGCGGTGCTTTGCAGCGGGTGCTCCAGCCTTGGAGTACCCCATTTGCGGGCTGCTATTTATACATCCCATCGCGCGAGCAATTACCAGCCAAGGTGCGTGCTTTTATGGACTTCATGATTGAAAAACGGGATGACTGGAATATTTGA
- a CDS encoding tyrosine-type recombinase/integrase, whose protein sequence is MSLDTHHEPWNKGKLVGQKPPLKLKEIWAIRIRLQLGKKVRDLAMFNLAIDSKLRGCDLVNLKVRDVCHGNQVASRASVLQSKTQRPVQFEITEPTRDAVSAWISHAKLRSDQYLFPSRQRQLSPHISTRQYARIVNRWVSSIGLDPTEYGTHTMRRTKVTLIYKRTKNLRAIQLLLGHAKMESTVRYLGIEVDDALEISEQTEI, encoded by the coding sequence ATGTCTCTCGATACTCACCATGAACCATGGAATAAAGGCAAGCTTGTTGGTCAGAAACCGCCGCTAAAGCTTAAGGAAATTTGGGCTATTCGAATTCGATTGCAACTAGGTAAAAAAGTGCGCGATCTTGCCATGTTCAACTTAGCGATCGACAGCAAGTTACGGGGTTGCGACTTAGTTAATTTAAAGGTACGAGACGTTTGTCATGGCAACCAAGTAGCATCACGCGCCTCTGTACTCCAGAGCAAAACCCAACGTCCTGTGCAATTTGAAATTACAGAACCAACACGTGACGCTGTTTCTGCTTGGATTTCTCATGCAAAACTACGTTCTGATCAGTATTTATTTCCAAGTCGACAACGTCAGTTGTCGCCGCACATTTCGACTAGGCAATATGCCCGCATTGTAAATCGCTGGGTTAGTTCAATTGGTTTAGATCCAACTGAATACGGCACGCACACCATGCGAAGAACTAAGGTCACGCTGATATACAAGCGTACAAAAAACTTGCGCGCAATTCAGTTGCTGCTTGGACATGCAAAAATGGAGAGCACCGTTCGTTATCTTGGCATTGAAGTTGATGATGCTCTCGAAATATCAGAGCAGACTGAAATATAG